A single region of the Prochlorococcus marinus str. MIT 0917 genome encodes:
- a CDS encoding tetratricopeptide repeat protein: MNGSFKDDQKEESNQIDIYPVPLSLFDINVNSYIFTDRLANLTKEEIITKAVNYHLQENITQAVKYYRYFLDQGFSDPTVFCNYGVIFYTLGKLKEAEDLLRKAIQIEPNYEQAYSNLGLVYKDLGELKKAELLIRKAIELNPDYVDAYINLSVILKELDQLQEAEKVIKKAVSIRPDNPISYYNLGNILFELDQLEEAELAIRKSIELKPNSAEAHSELGRILIEFNELEEAELVTRKAIKLQPNLADAYHNLGKILLGLGELNEAEIYTRKAIELQPTVALGHNNLASILSDLGKLEEAEVAINQAITLKPDYPEAMINRGVIFGRLGKIKESILSFKSTIELRSANSEQRLRAYLEITICNLVQGNFIETYLNFKKTEYFINKGCLNLIKDHKIKQYTNAFFNFINNLYPKLKQINYNLSQAMIPHIGESNCLSFSNQILSLDDKQLQVQPVLITGAKAWHFASKYNNQWKSSLDQQIINYIDSEKVLISFGEIDCRKDEGILAFSKKKNQDISTIILKTINLYLDYMEKKLAKFFSKRYYFGVAAPVVLSGKIDDLDIKRKQLISEYNSILKAELKVRGSYFIDVYSCTSNHQGFNNGIYMCDDNHLSPAALDILLSNYLIKP, from the coding sequence ATGAATGGATCTTTCAAAGATGATCAAAAAGAAGAATCAAATCAAATAGATATTTACCCAGTTCCATTATCTTTATTTGATATTAATGTAAATAGTTATATCTTTACAGATAGATTGGCTAACCTAACAAAAGAAGAAATTATTACTAAGGCGGTAAATTATCATTTACAAGAAAATATCACACAAGCAGTCAAATATTATCGATATTTTCTTGATCAAGGCTTCTCAGATCCAACTGTATTTTGTAACTATGGTGTTATTTTTTATACGCTTGGTAAATTAAAAGAAGCAGAGGATTTATTAAGAAAAGCAATTCAAATCGAACCTAACTATGAGCAGGCATATTCAAATCTAGGATTAGTATATAAAGATCTTGGAGAACTCAAAAAAGCAGAACTTTTAATACGTAAAGCTATAGAATTAAATCCTGATTATGTCGATGCTTATATAAATCTTTCTGTAATTTTGAAAGAGCTTGATCAATTACAGGAAGCAGAGAAGGTAATCAAAAAGGCTGTATCTATAAGACCTGATAATCCTATATCATATTATAATCTTGGCAACATACTCTTTGAACTTGATCAATTAGAAGAAGCAGAATTAGCAATTCGTAAATCAATTGAATTGAAACCAAATTCAGCAGAGGCTCATTCTGAACTAGGAAGAATACTTATTGAATTTAATGAATTAGAAGAAGCCGAATTAGTCACTCGTAAAGCAATTAAATTGCAACCAAATTTAGCAGATGCTTATCATAATCTAGGAAAGATATTGTTGGGACTTGGCGAATTAAATGAAGCTGAAATTTATACTAGAAAAGCCATTGAACTGCAGCCAACTGTAGCATTAGGGCATAATAATCTTGCTAGTATATTAAGTGATTTAGGTAAGTTGGAAGAAGCAGAAGTTGCTATAAATCAAGCTATCACACTTAAACCTGATTATCCTGAAGCTATGATTAATCGTGGAGTTATATTTGGAAGACTTGGAAAGATAAAAGAATCAATTTTATCTTTTAAATCAACTATTGAATTGAGATCTGCAAACTCAGAACAAAGGTTGCGAGCTTATTTAGAAATAACTATTTGTAATTTAGTTCAAGGCAACTTTATAGAAACTTACCTTAATTTTAAGAAAACTGAGTATTTCATAAATAAAGGTTGCCTCAATTTGATTAAGGATCATAAGATCAAACAATATACTAATGCATTTTTTAATTTTATTAATAATTTATATCCAAAACTAAAACAAATAAATTATAATTTATCTCAGGCAATGATACCTCATATAGGCGAAAGTAATTGTTTGTCTTTCTCAAATCAAATCCTATCATTAGATGACAAGCAACTACAGGTTCAGCCTGTTTTGATAACTGGTGCAAAAGCATGGCATTTTGCCAGTAAGTATAATAATCAATGGAAATCATCTCTTGATCAGCAAATTATTAATTATATAGATAGTGAAAAAGTACTTATCTCTTTTGGCGAAATAGATTGTAGAAAGGATGAGGGAATTCTTGCATTTTCTAAAAAGAAAAATCAGGATATTTCAACCATTATTTTAAAAACAATTAACCTTTATTTGGATTATATGGAAAAAAAATTAGCTAAATTTTTTTCCAAGAGATATTATTTTGGAGTAGCCGCTCCAGTTGTTCTATCTGGGAAAATAGATGATTTAGATATAAAAAGAAAACAACTTATTAGTGAATATAATTCCATTTTGAAAGCCGAGTTAAAAGTTAGAGGTTCCTATTTTATAGATGTTTATTCATGTACAAGTAATCATCAAGGTTTTAATAATGGGATATATATGTGTGATGATAATCATTTATCACCGGCTGCACTTGATATCTTATTATCAAATTACTTAATTAAACCTTAA
- a CDS encoding alpha/beta fold hydrolase, producing the protein MKQFWNWQNYQIAWQVEKNANNDGIGIVLIHGFGACKDHWRFNQKNISSLASCYALDLVGFGESSQPNSQLLYEKKSSNNFNYCFDSWSQQIFDFCNEIVKKPVFLIGNSIGGVIALNTSKRLSEKCLGVILIDCAQRTMDDKRLAEQSLLMRFLRPIIKTLVRQRFLSANLFKNAANPTFIEKILKVAYPTGNNVNEELINILLKPTQGEGAPEAFRGFINLFDDYLAPDLLRYCEHPVHLIWGEKDPWEPVEEAEKWFKTFQCIQSLNVIQNAGHCPHDEMPEKVNPILEKIIQEAI; encoded by the coding sequence ATGAAACAATTTTGGAATTGGCAAAATTATCAAATTGCATGGCAAGTAGAGAAAAATGCTAATAATGATGGAATAGGAATAGTTTTAATTCATGGTTTCGGCGCATGTAAAGATCATTGGAGATTTAATCAAAAAAATATTAGTTCATTAGCATCTTGCTATGCTCTAGATTTAGTTGGTTTTGGAGAAAGTAGTCAACCAAATTCACAGTTATTATATGAGAAGAAAAGCAGTAACAATTTTAATTATTGCTTTGATAGTTGGAGCCAGCAAATTTTTGATTTCTGTAACGAAATAGTTAAAAAGCCTGTTTTCTTGATAGGAAATTCTATTGGAGGAGTTATTGCATTAAATACCTCAAAAAGATTATCTGAAAAATGCTTGGGTGTAATCTTAATTGATTGTGCACAAAGAACAATGGATGATAAACGATTAGCAGAGCAATCTTTATTGATGCGTTTTCTTAGACCAATTATTAAAACATTAGTAAGGCAAAGATTCCTAAGTGCTAATCTTTTCAAAAATGCAGCAAATCCAACTTTCATTGAAAAAATCCTAAAAGTTGCTTATCCAACTGGAAATAATGTTAATGAAGAACTAATAAATATACTTCTAAAGCCAACTCAAGGCGAAGGAGCTCCAGAAGCTTTCAGGGGATTTATTAATTTATTTGATGATTATCTTGCTCCCGATTTACTTAGATATTGTGAACATCCAGTACATCTAATTTGGGGAGAAAAAGATCCATGGGAACCAGTTGAAGAGGCTGAAAAATGGTTTAAAACTTTTCAGTGTATTCAAAGTTTAAATGTTATTCAAAATGCTGGACATTGCCCTCATGATGAAATGCCTGAAAAGGTAAATCCCATTCTTGAAAAAATTATTCAAGAAGCCATATAG
- a CDS encoding RpoD/SigA family RNA polymerase sigma factor, translating to MTAVADPVQAKNSSFPTAARSVTDIDLVRSYLRDIGRVPLLSHEQEITLGRQVQDLMVLENLETELESDLGEKPDINFFADKAGISPFQLKKKLKSGKRAKERMVAANLRLVVSVAKKYTKRNMELLDLIQEGTIGLVRGVEKFDPTRGYKFSTYAYWWIRQGITRAIAEKSRSIRLPIHITEMLNKLKKGQRELSQELSRTPTLKELSEYVDLPENEVKDLMSRAGQPVSLETKIGDGEDTILLDLLSNEIDMPSEQIESDCMKGDLETLLEQLPELQNRVLRMRYGMDGDDPMSLTGIGRVLGISRDRVRNLERDGLRGLRKSGESVEAYMAS from the coding sequence ATGACAGCGGTAGCAGATCCTGTTCAGGCTAAAAACTCATCCTTTCCTACTGCTGCAAGATCTGTAACAGACATCGACTTAGTTCGTTCTTATCTAAGGGATATCGGAAGAGTTCCCTTGTTGTCACACGAGCAGGAAATAACCTTGGGAAGACAAGTTCAAGATCTTATGGTTCTTGAAAATCTTGAAACCGAACTCGAAAGTGATCTAGGGGAAAAACCAGATATAAATTTTTTCGCTGATAAGGCTGGAATTTCTCCTTTCCAGCTAAAAAAGAAATTGAAAAGTGGTAAAAGAGCAAAAGAGAGAATGGTTGCAGCCAATCTTCGTTTGGTTGTAAGTGTTGCGAAGAAATATACAAAAAGAAATATGGAATTACTCGATTTAATTCAAGAAGGAACTATCGGCTTAGTTCGGGGAGTTGAAAAATTTGATCCCACTCGTGGATATAAGTTTTCAACCTATGCATATTGGTGGATTCGCCAAGGTATTACAAGAGCAATTGCTGAAAAGAGTAGATCTATAAGACTTCCCATTCACATAACTGAAATGCTCAATAAACTGAAGAAAGGTCAAAGAGAATTAAGTCAAGAACTTTCTAGAACTCCAACGTTAAAGGAATTGTCTGAGTATGTTGATTTGCCTGAAAATGAAGTTAAAGATTTAATGAGTAGGGCTGGTCAGCCAGTTAGCTTGGAAACTAAAATTGGCGATGGTGAAGATACTATTTTACTTGACTTATTATCTAACGAAATTGATATGCCCTCTGAGCAAATTGAAAGTGATTGCATGAAAGGTGACTTAGAAACATTACTTGAACAATTACCTGAATTACAAAATCGTGTTTTAAGAATGAGATATGGAATGGATGGTGATGATCCTATGAGTCTTACTGGAATTGGAAGAGTTTTGGGTATCAGTAGAGATAGAGTAAGAAATTTAGAAAGAGATGGATTGAGAGGTCTTAGAAAATCAGGTGAATCGGTAGAAGCCTATATGGCTTCTTGA
- the mgtE gene encoding magnesium transporter, whose product MNEQKGASRETQSLANGSLVAEAVAQQLEAMLSAGNYDGVKLLLSPVQPVDIAQAIGTLPMILQALAFRLLSKNEAIEVYEYLDPSVQQNLLDRLRSNEVLDLVEEMSPDDRVRLFDELPAKVVRRLLSELSPEERRVTAQLLGYESETAGRLMTTEFIDLKEFLSVSQALKLVRQRATFSETIYSLYVTDKERHLTGILSLRDLVVADPESLIGEVMTREVVNVRTDTDQEEVARAIQRYDFLALPVVDLEKRLVGIVTVDDVIDVIEQEATRDIYAAGAVQAGDEDDYFQSNLFIVARRRIVWLAVLVVANGLTTQVIAMNDEVLKQVVLLTAFIPLLIGAGGNVGAQSSTVVIRGLSTQRIQRLGLFRAIAKEALAGALLGVLMALFVVPFAWWQGQGPLVATAVGISLIAITTLAATAGASLPLLFDRMGLDPALMSAPFITTATDVAGVLIYLKTASWLLGRLA is encoded by the coding sequence ATGAACGAACAAAAAGGGGCATCTCGTGAGACTCAATCATTGGCAAATGGCAGTTTGGTCGCTGAGGCGGTTGCTCAGCAATTAGAGGCTATGCTTTCTGCTGGTAATTACGATGGGGTCAAATTACTGCTCAGTCCTGTCCAGCCTGTAGATATAGCTCAGGCTATTGGAACATTGCCGATGATTTTGCAAGCCTTGGCTTTCAGGCTTTTGAGTAAAAACGAAGCAATTGAGGTTTACGAATATTTAGACCCTTCCGTACAACAAAATCTTTTAGATCGCTTGAGGTCAAACGAAGTACTCGATTTAGTGGAGGAAATGTCACCCGATGATCGTGTTCGACTGTTTGATGAATTGCCTGCAAAAGTCGTCAGGCGTTTACTTTCAGAGCTAAGTCCTGAAGAAAGGCGTGTAACTGCTCAGCTGTTGGGGTATGAGTCTGAAACGGCTGGCAGACTCATGACTACGGAATTTATAGATCTTAAAGAATTTCTTAGTGTCTCTCAAGCTTTGAAACTAGTTAGACAAAGAGCTACTTTTTCTGAGACAATTTACAGCCTTTATGTGACTGATAAAGAGAGGCATTTAACCGGAATTTTATCTTTAAGGGATTTAGTAGTTGCTGATCCTGAATCACTTATTGGGGAGGTGATGACAAGAGAGGTTGTCAATGTCAGAACTGATACTGATCAAGAGGAGGTTGCAAGAGCAATTCAAAGATATGATTTTTTAGCTTTACCGGTTGTAGATCTTGAGAAAAGACTAGTTGGCATTGTAACTGTTGATGATGTGATTGATGTCATAGAACAGGAGGCAACTAGGGATATTTATGCGGCTGGAGCTGTTCAAGCTGGGGACGAAGATGATTACTTTCAAAGCAACTTATTCATAGTGGCCAGACGGCGCATTGTCTGGCTTGCCGTTTTGGTTGTAGCAAATGGACTAACAACTCAAGTTATTGCTATGAATGACGAGGTTTTAAAGCAAGTAGTTTTATTGACTGCTTTTATTCCTTTGTTGATTGGCGCGGGGGGCAATGTTGGAGCTCAAAGTTCAACTGTTGTTATTCGAGGTTTAAGTACTCAACGAATACAAAGACTTGGCCTTTTTAGGGCTATTGCAAAAGAAGCCTTGGCAGGGGCTTTGCTGGGAGTTTTGATGGCTTTATTTGTTGTACCTTTCGCTTGGTGGCAAGGTCAGGGACCTTTGGTCGCAACTGCTGTAGGAATAAGCCTGATTGCTATTACAACCCTTGCCGCTACTGCAGGGGCCTCATTACCTTTGCTTTTTGATCGGATGGGTTTAGACCCTGCCTTAATGTCTGCTCCATTTATCACTACCGCAACAGATGTTGCAGGGGTGTTGATTTATCTGAAAACAGCTTCTTGGCTTTTAGGCAGACTGGCGTAG
- a CDS encoding glutathione peroxidase yields MSVNISKVEVISFDNKKITFDHYKGNVLLVVNVASKCGFTKQYKALQNLQDKYQSQGFHVLAFPCNDFGNQEPGELEEIKKFCSITYGVNFQLFQKVHAKGDTTEPFTSLNKLDPAGDVEWNFEKFLINRKGDAIARFKSSIEPNSIEITKAIEQLLD; encoded by the coding sequence ATGTCCGTAAATATCAGTAAAGTTGAGGTCATCTCTTTTGACAATAAGAAAATCACTTTTGATCATTACAAAGGAAATGTCTTATTGGTTGTCAACGTCGCAAGCAAGTGTGGATTTACTAAGCAATACAAAGCGCTTCAAAATCTTCAAGATAAGTATCAATCACAAGGCTTCCATGTTTTAGCTTTTCCTTGTAATGACTTTGGGAACCAAGAACCTGGTGAATTGGAAGAAATAAAAAAATTCTGTTCAATAACTTATGGAGTAAATTTCCAACTTTTCCAAAAAGTTCATGCTAAAGGCGACACAACAGAACCTTTTACTTCTTTGAATAAACTAGATCCAGCCGGAGACGTTGAATGGAATTTTGAAAAATTTCTAATCAATAGAAAGGGAGATGCAATCGCAAGATTTAAAAGCTCAATAGAGCCCAACAGTATTGAAATCACAAAAGCAATTGAACAATTGCTTGATTAG
- a CDS encoding fluoride efflux transporter FluC: MKYLFSNNFFLIAIGAVPAAIFRWQIDQIWIVNIIGCFLLGFVNAMPISRRYKLIFGFGFCGSLTTFSGWSFQLFKLISHGFYKLFFLNSILTVIIGLLAVCLGHFFAKKIKA, encoded by the coding sequence ATGAAATATTTATTTAGCAATAATTTTTTTTTGATTGCGATTGGAGCAGTCCCAGCTGCTATATTTCGATGGCAAATTGATCAAATTTGGATAGTAAATATTATTGGTTGTTTTTTATTAGGTTTTGTCAATGCAATGCCTATCTCTAGGAGATATAAATTGATTTTTGGATTTGGATTTTGTGGGTCTTTAACTACATTTAGTGGATGGTCTTTTCAACTATTTAAACTAATCAGTCACGGTTTTTACAAATTATTTTTTCTTAATTCAATCCTAACAGTAATAATTGGATTATTGGCTGTTTGTTTAGGACACTTTTTTGCTAAGAAAATAAAAGCCTAA
- a CDS encoding fluoride efflux transporter FluC translates to MQDILLVSLGAVLGANLRFIIYKKLKTCKSIKYFRILIINTFSSFFLGLFISLMPQISSLNYSYTLVLFILIGFLGSLSTFSTFVYELFEMFRQLYFFRALKLLMISLSLGIIALALGLFLGN, encoded by the coding sequence TTGCAGGATATCTTATTAGTCTCTTTAGGAGCAGTATTGGGAGCAAATTTAAGATTTATAATTTATAAAAAACTTAAAACATGTAAATCAATTAAGTATTTTAGGATTCTAATCATTAATACTTTTTCTTCTTTTTTCCTTGGTTTATTCATTTCTTTAATGCCTCAGATTAGCTCTTTGAATTATTCTTATACATTAGTACTTTTTATATTAATTGGATTCTTAGGTAGCTTAAGCACTTTTTCTACATTTGTTTATGAATTATTTGAGATGTTTCGACAATTATATTTTTTTAGAGCATTAAAATTATTGATGATTTCTTTGTCACTAGGAATAATTGCTTTAGCATTAGGACTATTTTTAGGTAATTAA
- the gyrB gene encoding DNA topoisomerase (ATP-hydrolyzing) subunit B: protein MSKDSKVQAAYGAEQIQVLEGLEPVRKRPGMYIGSTGSKGLHHLVYEVVDNAVDEALAGHCDQITILLCEDGSASISDNGRGIPTDIHPRTGKSALETVLTVLHAGGKFGSGGYKVSGGLHGVGISVVNALSEWVEVTVRRQQKVHFQRFERGSSIGSLKSENLSKSDKNLTGTTVCFKPDHQIFTDGISFEYGILSSRLRELAYLNGGVRIVFRDERKKFLDSDQQPHEEVYFYEGGIKEYVDYMTKEKDSLHPEIIYVNSEKDGVQVEAAMQWCIDAYSDSILGFANNIRTIDGGTHIEGLKTVLTRTLNSFAKKRGKRKDGDSNLAGENIREGLTAVLSVKVPDPEFEGQTKTKLGNTEVRGIVDSLVGESLSQYLEFNPGVIDLILEKAIQAFNAAEAARRARELVRRKSVLESSTLPGKLADCSSRDPSESEIYIVEGDSAGGSAKQGRDRKFQAILPLRGKILNIEKTDDAKIYKNTEIQSLITALGLGIKGEDFQVQNLRYHRVVIMTDADVDGAHIRTLLLTFFYRYQKALVEGGYIYIACPPLYKVERGKNHTYCYNESDLQKTLSSFGEKANYTIQRFKGLGEMMPKQLWETTMDPTTRMMKRVEIEDALEADRIFTILMGDKVAPRREFIETHSVEMDLAALDI, encoded by the coding sequence ATGAGTAAAGATTCAAAAGTCCAAGCAGCTTACGGTGCTGAGCAGATCCAAGTACTAGAGGGCTTGGAGCCAGTAAGAAAGCGGCCTGGAATGTATATAGGATCAACCGGGTCTAAAGGGCTTCATCATCTTGTATATGAAGTTGTAGATAATGCTGTAGACGAGGCGCTCGCTGGGCATTGTGATCAAATTACAATTTTACTTTGTGAGGATGGATCAGCATCTATCTCGGATAATGGCCGTGGAATTCCAACTGACATACATCCTCGAACTGGCAAGAGTGCATTGGAAACAGTTTTAACTGTTTTGCATGCAGGTGGAAAATTTGGAAGCGGAGGTTATAAGGTTTCTGGAGGGTTGCATGGCGTTGGTATTTCGGTTGTAAATGCTTTAAGTGAATGGGTTGAAGTAACTGTACGTAGGCAGCAAAAAGTACATTTTCAGAGATTCGAAAGAGGCTCATCTATTGGTAGCTTAAAGTCTGAGAATCTTTCTAAATCAGATAAAAACCTTACTGGCACGACCGTTTGTTTTAAGCCCGATCATCAGATTTTTACGGATGGAATATCTTTTGAATATGGAATTTTATCTTCGAGACTTAGAGAACTAGCATATTTAAATGGTGGAGTACGAATCGTATTTCGTGACGAGAGAAAGAAGTTTTTAGATTCTGATCAACAACCTCATGAGGAAGTTTATTTTTATGAGGGCGGTATTAAAGAATATGTTGACTATATGACTAAGGAAAAAGATTCCTTACATCCAGAAATTATTTATGTTAATTCTGAAAAAGATGGAGTTCAGGTTGAAGCAGCAATGCAGTGGTGCATTGATGCCTATTCAGATAGCATTCTGGGATTTGCTAATAATATTCGAACAATTGATGGTGGAACTCATATTGAAGGACTAAAAACTGTATTAACTAGAACTTTAAATTCTTTTGCTAAAAAAAGAGGCAAAAGAAAAGATGGAGACTCGAACTTAGCAGGAGAAAATATTAGAGAGGGATTAACAGCTGTTTTATCAGTTAAAGTTCCAGATCCGGAATTTGAAGGTCAAACAAAAACTAAATTAGGAAATACTGAAGTACGCGGAATTGTCGATAGTTTGGTTGGTGAGTCTCTTAGTCAATATTTAGAATTCAATCCAGGTGTGATTGACTTGATCTTAGAGAAAGCAATTCAAGCTTTTAATGCTGCCGAGGCAGCCAGAAGAGCTAGGGAACTTGTTCGTAGAAAAAGTGTTTTAGAAAGCTCTACATTGCCGGGTAAATTGGCAGATTGCAGTTCTAGAGATCCATCGGAATCAGAAATATATATTGTTGAGGGCGATTCTGCTGGTGGTTCAGCTAAGCAAGGAAGAGATAGAAAATTTCAGGCAATTTTACCTTTGAGAGGAAAAATTTTAAATATTGAAAAAACTGATGATGCAAAAATATATAAAAATACTGAGATTCAATCTTTAATAACAGCGCTAGGTTTAGGTATCAAAGGAGAAGATTTTCAAGTTCAGAATTTAAGGTATCACAGAGTAGTAATCATGACTGATGCTGATGTTGATGGTGCACACATTAGAACTTTGCTTTTGACTTTTTTCTATAGGTATCAAAAAGCCCTTGTAGAGGGTGGATATATTTATATTGCTTGTCCTCCTCTATACAAGGTTGAAAGAGGAAAGAATCATACTTATTGCTATAACGAATCAGATTTGCAAAAAACTCTTTCAAGTTTTGGCGAAAAGGCTAATTATACAATTCAAAGATTTAAAGGATTAGGAGAAATGATGCCAAAACAATTATGGGAAACAACTATGGACCCTACAACAAGAATGATGAAAAGGGTTGAGATAGAAGATGCTCTTGAAGCTGATAGGATATTTACAATTTTAATGGGAGATAAAGTTGCACCAAGAAGAGAGTTCATTGAAACTCATAGTGTTGAAATGGATCTTGCTGCTTTAGATATTTGA
- the miaA gene encoding tRNA (adenosine(37)-N6)-dimethylallyltransferase MiaA, producing MQTNKPLVIAIMGPTASGKTELAINIAKKINSNIHNIDSRQIYIDMNIGTAKPTAEQRKQVPHFLIDLCAPSNPINLHDFQSIAKLSIEKELKKNKVTILVGGSGLYLQALTSGLTPPAVPPQKFLRDQLYKIEKEERHNLLKFCDPVSADKIHPEDSLRVIRALEVFYATGNMFSKQKNLLPNPWRVLELGLNPGNLIERIQFRTQEMYRNGLIEETEDLIIKYGNNLELLKTIGYGEARSIINGNINYEEALEITIKRTCQLAKRQKTWFRNKHNSKWLNDESALHEALSSIYKVLG from the coding sequence ATGCAAACCAATAAACCTCTTGTAATAGCAATTATGGGGCCAACCGCAAGCGGAAAAACTGAACTTGCAATTAATATTGCAAAAAAAATCAATTCTAATATTCATAATATCGATTCACGTCAAATTTACATTGATATGAACATTGGCACGGCAAAGCCAACTGCAGAGCAACGAAAACAAGTACCTCATTTTCTAATTGATCTTTGCGCGCCATCTAACCCTATCAATCTCCATGATTTTCAATCAATAGCAAAATTATCAATAGAGAAAGAATTGAAAAAAAATAAGGTAACTATACTTGTAGGAGGTAGTGGCTTATATCTGCAAGCATTAACCAGCGGGCTTACTCCACCAGCGGTACCACCTCAAAAATTCTTAAGAGATCAGCTTTATAAAATCGAAAAAGAAGAAAGACATAATCTATTAAAATTTTGCGATCCTGTATCTGCAGATAAAATTCATCCAGAAGACTCATTAAGAGTAATTCGTGCTCTGGAGGTTTTTTATGCTACTGGGAATATGTTTTCTAAACAAAAAAACCTGCTTCCTAATCCGTGGAGAGTCTTGGAACTTGGATTAAACCCTGGCAATTTAATCGAAAGAATCCAATTTAGAACTCAAGAAATGTATAGGAACGGATTAATAGAAGAAACCGAAGATTTGATTATTAAATACGGAAATAATTTAGAGTTGCTTAAAACAATTGGATATGGTGAAGCAAGGTCTATCATTAATGGAAATATTAATTATGAGGAGGCTTTAGAAATAACAATTAAACGAACTTGCCAATTAGCCAAAAGGCAAAAAACTTGGTTTAGAAATAAACATAATTCCAAGTGGCTAAATGATGAAAGTGCATTACACGAAGCTTTATCTTCTATCTATAAGGTTCTAGGTTGA
- the infC gene encoding translation initiation factor IF-3, whose protein sequence is MPPRPRFDRRAPERELPNINERISYANLRVVDSDGTQLGVISREEALEVAKERELDLVLVSEKATPPVCRIMNYGKFKFEQEKKAKEAKKKSHQTEVKEVKMRYKIDQHDYLVRISQATRFLKAGDKVKCTVIFRGREIQHTALAETLLKRMATDLEEKAEVQQSPKREGRNMIMFLTPRKTPLLKKEVDETEPKKVMRTIS, encoded by the coding sequence ATGCCACCTCGTCCCCGTTTTGATCGTCGCGCTCCTGAAAGAGAGCTCCCCAACATTAATGAAAGAATCAGCTATGCAAACTTAAGAGTTGTTGATTCAGATGGCACCCAACTTGGTGTCATTAGCCGAGAAGAAGCTCTTGAAGTCGCTAAGGAAAGAGAACTTGATCTTGTTTTAGTCAGCGAAAAAGCTACTCCTCCGGTGTGCAGAATAATGAATTACGGCAAATTTAAGTTTGAGCAAGAAAAAAAAGCTAAAGAAGCTAAGAAAAAATCACATCAAACAGAAGTAAAAGAAGTAAAAATGAGGTACAAAATAGATCAACATGATTATCTAGTGCGTATTAGTCAGGCCACGAGATTCTTAAAAGCTGGAGATAAAGTCAAATGTACTGTTATTTTTAGAGGTCGTGAAATCCAACATACTGCTCTAGCAGAAACTCTGTTGAAAAGGATGGCCACAGATCTTGAAGAAAAAGCAGAAGTTCAGCAATCTCCTAAAAGAGAGGGAAGAAATATGATTATGTTTTTAACTCCTCGTAAAACTCCTTTATTAAAGAAAGAAGTAGATGAAACTGAACCAAAGAAAGTGATGAGAACAATCAGTTAA